A genomic region of Alnus glutinosa chromosome 11, dhAlnGlut1.1, whole genome shotgun sequence contains the following coding sequences:
- the LOC133880891 gene encoding uncharacterized protein LOC133880891 — translation MLPNQNHSRINTLELKALIFRKIGQERANKYFDHLRRFFSFKITKCQFDKFCMRTIGRENIPLHNQLIKAILKNACLAKVPPLKSNRKVGSTLNVKVSNGFQGNNLQSLYGDAFPPSPRKVRSPGSRDRKFRDRPSPLGPHGKPESVVCDDLVSKEEEQQSATELVSLDSRPPVEVASVEDGEEVEQMAGSPGVQSRSPVTAPLGICMNLAGARKSLSNVSVSSNYHPETCQNSGELPDTRSLRSRLERKLEEGMGVSVDCVNLLNNALDVYLKRLIEPCMGLAGSRCGNNHFKQLNYQFQPGIGGMLPCRYAQREARSTNISMFDFRVAMELHPQILGPDWAIQLEKVCLRDSEE, via the coding sequence ATGTTGCCCAATCAAAACCATTCTCGAATCAACACTTTAGAGCTTAAAGCTCTGATTTTCAGAAAGATTGGGCAGGAGAGGGCTAACAAATACTTCGATCATCTTAGAAGGTTTTTCAGTTTCAAGATTACCAAATGTCAATTTGATAAGTTCTGCATGCGGACTATTGGGAGAGAAAATATCCCTCTTCACAACCAGCTTATAAAAGCGATTCTCAAGAATGCTTGCCTAGCCAAAGTTCCACCATTGAAAAGTAATAGGAAGGTGGGAAGTACCCTTAATGTTAAAGTTTCAAATGGGTTTCAGGGAAATAATCTCCAATCACTTTATGGGGATGCCTTTCCTCCTTCCCCTCGCAAGGTCAGGTCTCCGGGTAGTAGGGATCGCAAGTTTAGGGACCGCCCAAGTCCTCTGGGGCCACACGGGAAACCTGAAAGTGTTGTGTGTGATGATTTGGTTTCTAAGGAAGAAGAGCAGCAAAGTGCAACAGAGTTGGTTTCTCTTGATAGCAGACCTCCGGTTGAAGTTGCATCTGTTGAAGATGGCGAAGAGGTTGAGCAAATGGCAGGAAGCCCAGGTGTTCAAAGTAGAAGCCCTGTAACAGCTCCACTTGGTATATGCATGAATTTGGCTGGAGCTCGTAAATCTCTTTCTAATGTATCTGTATCTAGTAATTATCATCCAGAGACCTGTCAGAACAGTGGTGAGCTACCTGATACAAGATCATTAAGAAGTCGTCTGGAGAGGAAGTTGGAGGAGGGCATGGGTGTCTCAGTGGACTGTGTTAACCTGTTGAATAACGCATTGGATGTGTATTTGAAGAGATTGATTGAGCCCTGTATGGGTTTAGCTGGGTCAAGGTGTGGAAATAATCACTTTAAACAACTAAACTATCAATTCCAACCTGGTATCGGTGGGATGTTACCTTGTAGATACGCGCAAAGAGAAGCAAGATCTACTAACATTTCCATGTTCGATTTTCGTGTCGCTATGGAATTGCATCCCCAAATACTTGGACCAGATTGGGCAATACAGCTTGAGAAGGTTTGTTTGCGTGATTCTGAAGAATGA
- the LOC133882214 gene encoding probable polyamine transporter At3g19553, whose protein sequence is MGEEGMVSDEKSTTVKTNPKLTLLPLIALIFYEVSGGPFGVEDSVRAGGGPLLSLLGFLIFPLVWSIPEALVTAELATSFPENGGYVIWISTAFGPFWGFQEGFWKWFSGVMDNALYPVLFLDYLKHSFPIFNNLAARIPSLLGITVSLTYLNYRGLHIVGFSAVTLAAFSLFPFLVMAILSIPRIRPKQWLVVDFKKVDWRGYFNSMFWNLNYWDKASTLAGEVENPSKTFPKALFGAVVLVVSSYLIPLLAGTGATKSAPSEWSDGYFAEVGMLIGGYWLKWWIQAAAAMSNMGLFEAEMSADAFQLLGMSEMGLLPAIFASRSRYGTPTISILCSATGVIFLSWMSFQEILEFLNFLYAIGMLLEFAAFIKLRIKMPDLHRPYRVPLQTFGVMMLCLPPSLMLVLVMCLASVKTFIVSGAVIVTGFLLYPTLVHAKDRKWARFDAEQPPLSPNNTPVEGHSGVSQLHQEVQDEAIGLLSSSSSTRQESSEMLLEEDLKSE, encoded by the exons ATGGGTGAAGAGGGAATGGTAAGTGATGAAAAGAGCACTACTgtgaaaacaaatccaaaactaaCATTACTGCCTCTTATAGCTCTAATTTTCTATGAGGTTTCTGGGGGTCCTTTTGGAGTGGAGGATTCAGTCAGGGCTGGAGGAGGCCCTCTTTTGTCTTTGCTTGGTTTCTTGATTTTCCCTTTAGTTTGGAGCATTCCTGAAGCTTTAGTGACAGCGGAGCTTGCCACAAGCTTCCCTGAAAATGGTGGATATGTTATTTGGATATCAACAGCTTTTGGCCCTTTCTGGGGATTTCAGGAAGGGTTCTGGAAATGGTTTAGTGGGGTTATGGACAATGCCCTTTACCCTGTCTTGTTCCTCGATTACTTGAAGCATTCGTTTCCAATCTTTAACAATTTGGCTGCACGAATACCATCTCTATTAGGAATTACAGTTTCATTGACTTATTTGAATTATCGTGGCCTGCATATTGTTGGGTTTTCCGCAGTTACCCTTGCAGCTTTCTCACTTTTCCCATTTCTGGTGATGGCTATCCTTTCAATTCCCCGAATAAGGCCTAAGCAGTGGCTAGTTGTAGATTTTAAGAAGGTGGATTGGAGGGGGTACTTCAATAGCATGTTTTGGAATTTGAATTATTGGGATAAGGCAAGTACTCTTGCTGGTGAGGTTGAAAATCCGAGCAAGACATTTCCAAAGGCGCTTTTTGGGGCTGTGGTTTTGGTGGTTTCATCATATTTGATTCCACTACTTGCAGGAACAGGTGCTACAAAGTCTGCACCTAGTGAGTGGAGTGATGGCTATTTTGCAGAAGTTGGGATGTTGATAGGTGGCTATTGGCTCAAGTGGTGGATTCAAGCAGCTGCTGCAATGTCTAACATGGGGCTGTTTGAAGCAGAAATGAGTGCTGATGCCTTTCAACTTCTTGGGATGAGTGAGATGGGATTGCTTCCAGCTATATTTGCTTCAAG ATCGAGGTATGGGACACCAACCATTAGCATTTTGTGCTCTGCCACTGGAGTTATCTTCTTGTCATGGATGAGTTTTCAGGAAATCTTGgaatttcttaatttcttatatGCTATAGGAATGCTTCTTGAGTTTGCtgcttttataaaattgagAATAAAGATGCCAGATCTTCATAGACCTTATAGAGTTCCATTGCAAACATTTGGGGTGATGATGCTTTGCTTGCCTCCTTCATTGATGCTTGTTCTTGTTATGTGCTTGGCTTCTGTGAAGACATTCATAGTTAGTGGTGCAGTAATAGTCACTGGGTTTTTACTGTATCCTACTTTAGTTCATGCCAAGGATAGGAAATGGGCACGATTTGATGCAGAACAACCTCCTTTGTCTCCCAATAACACACCTGTGGAAGGCCATTCAGGTGTGTCACAGCTGCATCAAGAAGTTCAGGATGAGGCTATTGGTCTTCTTTCGAGCTCGTCATCTACAAGACAAGAATCCTCTGAAATGTTGTTGGAAGAAGACTTGAAGTCGGAGTAA
- the LOC133881008 gene encoding FAD-linked sulfhydryl oxidase ERV1, with protein sequence MSENPLQALCQTFEKVSSSIQTHLSNLLGQPHHPSPTRKKPPLSLSSPSKVNPSSNDSAAPLQPNDILNKGKSASPVTKEELGRASWTFLHTLAAQYPDNPTRQQKKDVKELMAIFSRMYPCKECADHFKEVLRANPVQAGSHAEFSQWLCHVHNVVNRSLGKLIFPCERVDARWGKLECEQRACDLLGNMTEFGDETR encoded by the exons ATGTCTGAAAATCCATTGCAGGCTCTCTGCCAAACCTTTGAGAAAGTCTCAAGCTCCATTCAAACCCATCTCTCCAATCTCTTAGGCCAACCTCACCACCCATCACCCACAAGAAAAAAGCCTCCATTGTCTCTCTCTTCCCCATCCAAAGTAAACCCATCAAGCAATGACTCTGCTGCCCCTCTCCAACCCAATGACATTCTCAACAAG GGAAAATCTGCTTCACCTGTAACCAAAGAAGAGCTTGGAAGGGCATCTTGGACTTTTCTTCACACCCTTGCTGCTCAG TATCCAGATAATCCAACAAGGCAACAGAAGAAGGATGTAAAAGAATTG ATGGCAATATTTTCTCGAATGTACCCTTGCAAGGAGTGTGCAGATCACTTCAAAGAAGTTCTGAG AGCAAATCCTGTACAGGCTGGATCTCATGCTGAGTTCTCCCAATGGCTATGTCATGTGCATAATGTTGTTAACAGAAG CCTTGGCAAACTTATATTCCCATGCGAGCGAGTTGATGCAAGGTGGGGCAAGCTGGAGTGTGAGCAGCGTGCATGTGATCTTCTTGGAAATATGACAGAATTTGGGGATGAAACACGTTAA
- the LOC133881009 gene encoding large ribosomal subunit protein eL38z/eL38y-like isoform X1, whose amino-acid sequence MKHVKKVKPKQIHEIKDFIVTARRKDARSVRIKKSKGVVKFKVRCSKYLYTLCVFDQEKANKLKQSLPPGLNVQEL is encoded by the exons ATGAAACACGTTAAGAAAGTGAAG CCTAAGCAAATCCACGAGATCAAAGATTTCATCGTCACTGCAAGAAGGAAAGATGCGCGCTCTGTGAGGATCAAGAAGAGCAAAGGCGTTGTCAAGTTCAAGGTCCGTTGCTCCAAGTACCTCTACACGCTTTGCGTCTTCGACCAAGAGAAGGCTAACAAGTTGAAGCAGTCTCTCCCTCCTG GTTTGAACGTGCAAGAGCTGTGA
- the LOC133881009 gene encoding large ribosomal subunit protein eL38z/eL38y-like isoform X2, whose product MPKQIHEIKDFIVTARRKDARSVRIKKSKGVVKFKVRCSKYLYTLCVFDQEKANKLKQSLPPGLNVQEL is encoded by the exons ATG CCTAAGCAAATCCACGAGATCAAAGATTTCATCGTCACTGCAAGAAGGAAAGATGCGCGCTCTGTGAGGATCAAGAAGAGCAAAGGCGTTGTCAAGTTCAAGGTCCGTTGCTCCAAGTACCTCTACACGCTTTGCGTCTTCGACCAAGAGAAGGCTAACAAGTTGAAGCAGTCTCTCCCTCCTG GTTTGAACGTGCAAGAGCTGTGA